From the genome of Strix aluco isolate bStrAlu1 chromosome 13, bStrAlu1.hap1, whole genome shotgun sequence:
AGAGCCATGGGGAGAGCCACTGGCagtggggagctgctgcaggagccctcCAGGGTTCCCATTCCCAGCGCCCGCAGCGCCTGGCTGGGGAATCCCGGCTCTCTTGCCACTAAGTGGGATTCCCCAGCGGGTCCCCTGGGTGCCAGCGTCGAAGGAGCTGCCGGCATCTCCCCCGGCTGACGCTGAACTAGGGCAGCGCAGCCAGCCCACGGCACTCCCTATCCCCGCAGCCACCAGAGCCCATCTGCAGCCGGTTCCGGCACGGGTGGCCCCGGGGATGTCCCCGGTTGTCCTTGCTGGGGGGCTCCGTGCCCTCCCTGGCTCTGCAGGGGCttcagcagccagcaccaggctgCAGCACCCTTGGGGACCGGCTGGTGGTCTTGTGCTGCGCAGGGGCCACCAAGGACATGGGCAAGATGctggggggtgaggaggagaaggaccCTGATGcgcagaagaaggaggaggagaggcaggaggcaCTGCGCCAGCAGGAAGAGGAGCGGAAAGCCAAGCACGCCCGCATGGAAGCCGAGCGGGAGAAAGTCCGGCAGCAGATCCGTGACAAGGTGGGCTGTGACAAGGAGGAGGGTGGCCCAAGGCGGTGGTGATGGGCACGGGGCACAGCGcgggcagcacccactgcccaCCCTGCTGAGGGCCTGTGTCCTCACAGTACGGgctgaagaagaaggaagagaaggaggcgGAGGAGAAAGCTGCACTGGAGCAGCCGTGTGAGGGCAGCCTGACACGTCCCAAGAAGGCGATCCCGGCAGGCTGtggggacgaggaggaggaggaggaggagagcatcCTGGACACCGTCCTCAAGTACCTGCCCGGCCCGCTGCAGGATATGTTCAAGAAGTAACAGCACCGCCAACCCTGCCATGGGGTGCTGGGGCACGGGCGCCCTCTCCCCTCCGACCCCTCCATCAGTTCCCTTGGCCCCGGGGAGGGTCCCCAcacaccctccccaccccctcctgcCCTTTCCCCCCCGCCCAACCAGACCAAAaacccgccccgtcccgtccagGCAGGGCCCCCCCACCACGCTGTGCCAAAGGGGAGCGGCCCTGGCCGGACAGGGCGAACCGGGACCAAATGCACTGATGTAACCTCGCGGCAGGCTGGAGGCACCCCAGGCCCTACCAGCCCCCCCGGGGTGGCTGCCCgtgccccctgccctgcccctcctgccctcccaggGAACCCTGGCAGGCCTCTGCTCGCCTGCCCTCGTCCCCAGCACTGCCATCCCGCTGCCCCGTTCCCAGCCCTGGGCCAAGCCCAAAGCACAAAGCCAGGCGCCCTGCccgcagctccccccccccccccccatccccggtCCCCGGGCACGGGGGTCCCCCGGGGCTGCCTGGTGTGCCCCAGCATCGGGGGGTTGGAGGGGACCCCCCTCTCCCCGCATCTCTGGCCCCATAGTTAAAGCCATATCAGTTAGACTGCAATACTTCAGCACCGGGAGGAGCAGGCGCCGCGCTCCGCCGACCGTGTACAAAGGCACGTGtggggcagggacccccctgCCTCGtcccccctgccctgtccccaccgCTCCCTCGTCCGTGTCTCGGCCCCGCTGGCCCCCGTTCTCGCATTAGTGTCTCTGTGCCAGGGTGCGCCCCGTCGCTCCATGCGTCCTCGTGTCCGCTGCTCacgctccccccccacccctgagTCCCTGCTGTCCCCGGGGCCACCCACGGCGCTAAGCCGAGAGCCCCCCGCCGTGCTGCTGGGGCCCCCGCTCTGCCCCCTGCAATAAAGCCAGTGTGGGGCCGAGGGCTGCAGGGCCAGTCCCGGGCTGGGAGTGCCCGGCTGCCCCCCACCCGACGCTGGACACACGGGTCCCCCCGGGCCTGGGAAGGGATCCCTGGGCAAGCGCCCCGGGAAcgtcccaggagctgctgcttgcacCCCAAAGGGGGGACACAGGGGTATGCCCTCACCCCGGCCCAGCCCTTGCTGCACCGTGCTCCCCCTCCCCGTGCTTCCTCCGCCACAGCCCCCGGCTGCTCACCAGGGCCCTCCCCGGGGAGGCAGCGGTCAGCTGGGGGCCCCGCAGACATGCTGTGATCATCCTGCTCGAACTAGTCTTTgacaaactaataaaataaagGGATTTGTACATTGCTCTGGCCTCTTCTCAGCCATTGCTTCCCTGGGGCCCCGTGTCAGCTCCCTCACCCCTCCATTCCCCTCAGGGCTGAGACCTGGCAGCTCATCACACTAGAGGAGGCCACAGGTCCCAAgtaagggagaagggagaggccACACACAGCTCCCAGAGCTCTGCTCAGTCCAGCTGCCTCCCCACAGCCCCGTGCCCACCCTGCAGGCACCCTCTACGGGGTTGGGGACACAGTAAAAGGGACGGGTGCTGGTGGGCCCCCGTCCCACAGACATGGCAGAGGGGcttctgccccttccccccaACTCTGGGACTCCCCTCACAGAATGACTGGGGATTCCCCTGGGGTACAAGGGATGTTTTGGGGTGTGGGGGCAAGGCTGTGACGCACAAGAGCAGGGGCACGACGCTACGGGCAGGCCGTGGGTAATGGGGCACGTCATGTCCCCCAGCAAAGCAGGGCCCCGGGCAGTGCCCAGGCTTGGCACAGCCCTGGAGATCCTCCATCCAGAGCCAGCCTCGGCTTTGACTGATTTGCCATCATTTACCAGCAAAGAGCTCAGCTGTTACCCAGGCAGCGTCAGCAGAGCAGTCACCTGGAAAAGCTTCTGTCAGAAGAAAATACTAGGGTAGGAAATGATAGAGATCTTGCAGGCAAGGTCTCCATCACAGGCAGGGTGTGCCCGCACCTCCTCTGCGGTGACCCTGCGACCCAGCGTGCcgaggttggggggggggaatGCAACCCCACGGCTCTCCCTGGGGAGTGGGGACAGGGGACGCACTACTCGTCACCCCAACCCACCCGGGGGCCGGTGGCGTGGGGCAAGCAGTGTCTTCTGCTGGGGCCACGGCCCTGCTGCACCCATGCTGGGGGGTgctgccaggcaggagcagggtgatGGGAGCAGGACAGGGCCCCGCGGCTGTCCCCATCCTCTATGCAGTGTCCCTCGTGTCCCCTGTCCCTAGCGTGGGGGCACAGCGCCGCCTGGTGGGGTGACAGCGCAGGACAACAGgcggggacagtggggacaggcagggggtGACAAGGGGGACAGCCCCCTGACACAGACCCCTCATCAGAAAGGACCTCACCGTGGCCAAGGGGAAGGAGGCAAGGAAAGGGAGAGCAGCTCAGCACCCCCacagcagccacaggcacctTCGTTACGGAAGAGGATTtatcaaaattagaaaaaaccaccacacatacaaaaaaaaaaaaaaaaagccccagctgGGGAAACATCCCCCAACTCACACCCCCCCCACCGTCCCCTCACTGCCCCAGTGTGCAGAAGGAACAGGGGATgtctgggaggggaaggggcaggctGTGCTCCCAGGGCTGCCCTCGTCACCAGAACAGAGCTCCTCTCACGGAGGCTCCTCCTCAGCAGTCACCCTCAGTGACTGACTTTCTTTGGCCACTCACCTTTGGAACAAGCCCCCCCACGccccagggaggaggcagcagccctCAGACGGCAAGAGGGGCCCTGCTAGAatcccccccatcctccccagcACACAAGCTGCTTTTTTACAAACGCTCCCGAGAGCAGGACACAGAGCTGAGCCAAAGGTTGCAGCACTGCCAAGGAGGCAAGGAGGGGAGCCATCTCCTTACCCCGACCTACACTAATTAAGCACTCTCCCACCCCCGAGAGCAGGGAAGCACTGCCTCCCCCGGTGCGGTTTCATTAGGAGTCGTTGGGGAGCCCGAAGAGCTTGACGGTGCCTGCCTCCCGGCTGCTGTCGTATTTGCCATCTTTGTCGTCACAGGCGAAGGCCAGCAGCGGCCTCTTCGGGTGCCAGGCCACTGTGAAGGTGGGGGACTCGCACTGCACCTCCCAGAGCTTCTCTCCTGCATGGAAAAGGGGCCACGTCAGCCTGGAGAGCCTCCGGCCCTCCGCTGCCTCGTAGCACACACCAGAGCCAAACACCTGCTGCTTCCCTCCCGCGcagggcagaggaggaacaaacgcTGCTTCAGCGCCTTTTAATCACCTGGTGACAAGGCACAGACATGACACGCACATCTACCGGAGACTAACGAGGCAGAGGCTCCCCCTCATGGcactctgctcttcctcagcAGACCCATACTCCCAGTGCCctcccagctccaccagcacTTCTCCATCCAATTCCCTCCTTGCTGTTCCCCAAAAGCAAAACCGTTACCTGTCTCCACCTCTGCAATGTCAATGAAGTGATCTTCTGATGCTGATGCCAGCATCTTCCCATCATGGCTAAAACTCAGAGTTCGTACAGGCCAGTCAAGCCTGCAGCAACAGAGCGAAGCGGGCAGTGAGCCATCTCCCGCATAGTCACCCGAGAGGGGAGGCAAAGAGCTTCGGGACAGCACTACCTACCTCGAGAAGCACCTCACACACACCAGTTCATCCACATCCCAGAGGCTGACTAACGCGTCAGCGCTGCCCGTGGCAAAGTACTTCCCCATGGGATCAAACTTGATGCAGATGCAGTTTGAAGGATGGGCGTTGATAGACTGAATGGGTTTCAGCTCTGGGTAGCTGccaagaggaagggagagggcaGGAAGCAGTGAGAGGGGCGTAGCGCTCATCTACAAGCAGGGCAGGCACGAGGCACAGCGGGGCTGCCAGCAAACCAAGCTGGTGCAGGGCCGTGCTCTCAGAAACCTTGAGTGCTGAGTGAATGGGGCAAAGCATCAGGGTCACTCTGGGGGAGCCCTGCCCAGAACTGGGGCAACCTCAGCTCCAGGCAAGTTCATTCCCACCAGAGGGCTGGGAATCACTGGAGTGTGGGACTTTGGCTCCCCAAAAGCAACAAAGGGGCTTGTAGACAGGTATCTGCTGCAGCCAGCCCAGCTACCCTGCCCACCCGCTGCCATGGGTGCCTACCTGAGGATGTTGATGCAACCGTTTCCATTAGTGAGGAAGAACATGTTGTTATCATTGTTCCAGGAGATCTCATTCACCTCAAACTTGAACTGCTCCTCAGCTTTGGAGCGATGCGTCTTGGCATCAATGAAAGTGACCACGTCATCCTTGTTCCCCACTGCAATGGTCTGTCCGTCAGGGCTCCAACAGATGTTGATGTTCTCCCCTGGAGGGACAGAAAGGCAGCAGGTCCCTCTTCCACCCAACAATCCAAAGCAGCCACGAGTTAAGCAGACAGGCAGCTTTTATTCCTGATCCAAGGCCACAACGTACTCCACTAACTCCAACCCATTCCCAAATGGGAAAGATTGCCCAGTCTGCAGTCTAACACACAAACCCTATACAGTAGCTGTCCAGCAAACACACAGTTATCGAAAATCAAACTTGACAGAACTGCAGCTTTAAGCCAACGTGACCACATCACTGCCCTTCCCATTTCAGACAAGATGGGACCACAGCAACCACCAAACAAGGTCAACTCAAAGATCCTCTGAATCCAGTAATCTTTGAGATCCAAAAAAAGCAGAAGCCAACAATAAATACCGATGAATGAGGGTAAGAATGAGGCAGGTTGCAGCGATGCCATCTTACAATGCCATTTCCAGCCCAGACAACTCAAAACTGGGTATTTCCAAGGGCAGAGATGGCATCTAGGTTAACCAGCATATGAGTTCAAGTAATTGTTGTCTGAATCCACACAAACTTCCACCACGGCTCTCTGCAAACATGTCTTTCCCCAGTCTCCAGCCTGGCAGCCCACAGACTCCAGAGACAAGTACAGAGGACATTTTAACAGTCAGCATCGTATTTCAGCAGTTTCTCCAGTCCTGACACCACAGTAAATCAGCCCTCACATTCACTGCTGCTCCTTACAGATGGATGCAGCACAAAGGTAAAAGCAGTCGGCAAAGACGCTCCGATTGCCAATACCCACAGGAAGGGTCCAAAGCACTGTGCCACCGCAGAATGGGTCCCACGCAGCTGAGGTCCTGCTGGGACCCCACAGCCCTCCCGGTAAGACAAGGACTCACCTTTGGTATTGACAGTGGCGATGCACTTGGTGGTGCGGACATCCCAGATGCGGATGGTTTTGTCCCCGGATGCCGTGACGAAGAGGTCAGGGTTGCTGGGGTGCCAGCAGAGCTGATCCACGCTGTCCCCATGGCCCCGGTAGTTGTTCTCCTTCACCTGGAGGGAAAGGACAGCCGTTCACAGGAGGGATGAGCCCACCTCCACCCATCTCCTGCCCCCAATCCCAGTATGCTGCATCCCGCTCCGCGGCCGGTTACCGGATggggcaggagcccagcccagaGCCCCACCGCCATTTCAGTCACGCTCCCCACCCTCGGCCAGCCGGGATGGAGgagccctccccacctccccagccagccaCCAGCTCCAGGCCCGGCTCCCTGGCCCCGGCATCGGCCTGCGAGGTCCTAGGCGATGCTCCTCTCCCGGCACAGACCCGAGTACCCGCTTCTAGTCCTGGTACCGACCACCGGGGCCCACTCCCGGTTCAAGCCACCTGTCCGAGCACCCAGGCTGGGGGGGGGTAGTCCCTGGTATCGACCTGGTACCGGCCCGAATCACCAGACCCAGCCCAAGTGCTCCTGGGGTGCCCCGCTAACCCGTCCAAGTGGCCACTCCAGGCGTCCCCCAGTGCCCGGTAAAGAaccgccgccccccccacccGTTCGGTGCCGGGAGAGCTCACCAGCCGGTCCTTCTCGAGCAGGAAGACGCTGGCGGTCTTGTCGAAGGAGCCGGAGGCGAGTCGGCGGccgcagcagctccaggccaCCGAGTGCACTTTGGCGCCGTGCGCCGGGAACTCGCGGCTCCGCGTGTTGGCGCGGAACAGCTCCTGCATGGCCTGCACGTAGGGGGACAGCGCCATGGCGGCGGCGCCGCGAccgggcccgccgccgcgccccgccccgccgccgcgacTGACGCAGCTTCCGCCGCCCCCctaggcccggcccggcccggcccgcggcccgAGCGCTGCTGCCGGCCCGTGGggggcggagccgccgccgcccgccgcgaaGATGGCTGACAGCGTCGTCCTCATAAGCGACTCGGACTCTCAGGGcagccgctcgccgccgccgcggcggccccCGCGTCCGCCCGCTGCGGTGAGTCGGAGCGGCCCCTcgggcggggaggggcggcggggccgcctgCCCCTCACCAAGATGGCGGCGCTTCCGGGGGCGCGGGCAGGGACGCGAAGCCTCAGGGGCCGTGGAGGGGCGCAGCGCCTGTCCCGGGGGCGGCGGACCCGGAGGCCCGGTCGTGCGTTCCCGGGGAGCCCGGTCCCCTCGGTCACGTCTTTCGCAGGACGGCCCCAGCCCCCAAGCATCCCCCCCAGTCTCCCCCAGGAGGGCTCCTGTCCCCTCGGCCGCCTCCCGTCAGCAGAGGTCCGGTCCCCAAGCGTGTCCCCCCGGGGTTCCAGCCCCCTCGGCCGTGTCCCCACAGGAAGATCCCAGCCACGGAGTGTCATGGTCCCCTCGGCCGCACCTCGAGGAGGGTTCCAGACCGCCGGGGCTCAGCCCCCGGGCACCCGGTCGGGCGCAGCCCCCCTCGGCGGGGCGGCCACCGTCCCCCTCACCTGGGCCACCCCGCGGCCGGGGGGACGATGGGCCGGTGCGGCGGCAGCTCGGGACACGAAGGCGGCTGGCGAGGCACAGCCCTGGATAGAGGGGGAACGGTCTGTCCGCCCCCCCGCACCGGGTGCCGTTGGCCCCGGTTCTGATGCAGTTTTCAGATACCGGCAGCTCCGCAGCGTCCGGTGCAGCAGGACCGGCCGGAGCCGGGGCAACCTCCAGCTGTCGGCTCCACCGGCTGCCCGGAGCACGCCAGGCCTGCTGGGTCCTGCCACCTCCCCGGGCTACATGTGGCCCCTCCTTGGGAAAGGCAGCAGGTCtgagtcaggggaaaaaaatggatttaaatTGTCCGCAAAACGTGTTCCTGCTTTAAGAtgctgaaggttttttttttttctaagagcaaaCAGGCTCTGACCCTTCCCAGGCATGTCGAGATCCTGAGAAGTGCCGTGTCCTGCCTGCCGGTGGTGCAGACAgagctgccttcccctgcctgcgCCTGCTGCCCCTCGGACAGGCACGTCCTTGGAGCTCCGGGTGCTGCATCACCTGGCGTGTCCTGGATGGGAGTCCCCAAAGTCCTGGGGCTGCTGTAGCTCTGGCTTGGTGCCATGGATGTGACGGTAGCTCTGTTCCCCGCTGCTTGTGTCCGTGTAGTGGGTGAGGTCGTGCTGCAGGGTGGGATGCTGAGGGTCAGATCCTGCACTGTTCCTGCACCCCAGCAGGGCTGGCATTTCCCCATCCCAGGAAGGCTCCCAGGCCTACTGTGGGTCAAAGCGAGAGGTGTTTGGAGCAGAGGACACAGCCATTTGCCATAAGGAGCCCCGGGGGAAGCAGGGGGTTTGTCTCTGCCTGGAGCAGGGAAGAAGAGCCTGGGCTGGGCTCAGGCTCAGCCGTGCTGCCGGGGCAGGCTGACACTAGAGCTTGGGGCTGCTTCCCTGCAGGCTGTCCCATCCCCTCGGCCAGGCAGTGGGGTTTTTGCCCCTGGTTTCTCTTCCTGGGCTGATGCCAACGAGCCCCTTTTCCTGCTTGGGCTGGGGCTACGGTGCCACCATAGCAGAGGTCCCTGGCAGGGGAGGACCGAGGCACCCAGGTGCCACTGTTGCTGACAGTGCTGACCTCTCTGTCCCCACAGGAGATCATCGATCTGACCTGCGAGGACACGAGCACAGGCCCAACGCCGTGGAGCATCCTCACCATCATTGACCTGACGGACGACACACGCAgccctccccacagccccggctGTACTGACCAGCACCCCGAGCAGGCGCCTGCTGTCCCTGAGCAGGCACCTGCTGTCCCCGAGCAGGCGCCTGCTGTCCCGGCAGCACACACATCCCATGTCCAGCTCTCATCCACCACAACACAAGAAACGGAGGCAGTGGTGGAGCCGAGCCCTCTAACACCCTGGCACGGTGCTCCCACAGAGCCCAGTGCCACCACGGACACAGCAGAAAGCACGGAGAACTGGAGCTGCTACTCGCCCCCCTCCAACTGCCACAACTCCTCCTGCAGCccggagcagagctgcagcagtaCCACTTCTAACAGTGACTTGGGCTCCCTGGCCAGTGCACAGCTGGACTTAGAGCCGCTGGTGCTGGCCCTGTCCCCCTCCAGcctggacagcagcagcagcagctcaagaGATAGTGGCCCAGAGGAAGAGACTCCCCACCTCTGCCAGCAAAGGGAGCTCCCGCCGAGGCTGAGCCCTGCCCCAGCCGTCCCCACAAGCCCAGAGAAGGCCCAAGAGCCTTTGCTGGTAGCAGATGACTTATCACCACACAAAGCAATCCAGCAAGTGACCCCAGTCAGGACCAAGGCTGACAGCAAGGCCTGGCTGAACAAACTGCACTATTTCAGGAGGAGCGGAGTCCAGCACCTCTTTCTCCAAGGCATAGCATCCAACAGGGAAACACAGCAGGTAAACAGGgttcagagcagctgctgccaaGCCCAGCCAGAGCCCGCTCAAGTAGCCCCTGTGGTAGAGGATggagcaggggcagcccctgctctgctTCCCCTTTTGGGGGAAGCTTTGCCAGGCAGTTGGGATCTCTGGTTATTGCAGTTCCCTTCATGGTGGACCCCATGTCACAGCTGGGTTCCTCTGTGTCAGGGGAGCTGGCTTTCACCCATTGCTTTGCCTTGTATGCAGCAGGAACCTGAGCTCATCCCCAGAGGGAAGCTGAGCATGGTGCACACCACCATGGAGGAGAACTTCCTCGAGGGCACCTTGGATTTCCTGAGCGAGTTCGTCTCCTGCCAGCACTGTCCCCCCAAAGAAATTATCTCCCACCTGATCAGACAGATGCTGTTGAACTCCCACCAAGGGGAGATCCTGAAGGACACCTACATGTTGCTGATGAAGATCCAAATGTACGTGTTCCCTTTGCCACGGTGCCCTGGGGCTGGCTAGGTGTTCCCAGGGGCCTGCCCAGCATAAAGGTCCATGATCCACAGAACAGGGAGCAATTTCCCCTGTAGTCCAGGGTGAtcctcctgcctcctggtatCCACACAGGCACACCCTGGGCTGTCTGAGGGTGAGTCAGGTATAGCCTGTGACACCAGGGAGCCCTCTAGGACAGAGGAGTGTGTTTGCCTTGCTCCTGAAGCACGGATCTCATTCTTCACTGCTGTGACATGGTAGAAATGCcttccctgggctgcagcagggtccATGGGCTGGAGGTGGCTGAAGTGGTTTCCCTGCTGCCCTCAGGGTTCCCACAGAGAGGCACAATGTTTTGTGAGGCCACAACCCAGGAGTCCTGAGCCTCTCCATGGAGTACAGCCCCAGTGAGGTGCTTCCAAAAAATGAACATAGtcaggggaggagaaagggagagggcagagatggagaggagaaggcagggCAGGCCCCTGAGCAAGTGGGGGTGGGAAGGGCTGGGCAAGGGCAAGGGGCTGCCATGCCTCCATGCAGACAGTCAGGGAGTTCAGCACAAATGGACAGTGCTGTCCTTGCAGGCTCCATCCAGCCAACGCTGCCACAGTGGGATGGGACTGGACGCTGCTGAAATACATCATGGAGGAACAGGTACTTGGCACTGCGTGTATTACATCCAGGACACAGCACCTGAGGGTAAGCATTGCCCCAAGGCCTCACATGGCTGTGCTCTGCTGGAAAATGGGCCGGTCCAACATGTAGTTTTATTGCAGCCGCTGAGGGCCGCAAGTCCGAGTTGGATATCCCACATGCATTCGCAGTGCTCCCTATCCTGCTGCACAGCTGGAGGCAGGTTGTGTCATCTGAAGAAGGCACAGCAACACATAAAGCCCCTGTGGGTCACAGTGGTAGAACTGAGCCAGGCAGCCCTTTCTGGAGCTATTCCTCAGTCATACACATCTGCTTATTCCCAAGACAGACAAATTCCCTGGTGCTCCTCACTCTGTGGCTCTGCCAGGCTCATACTATCTCCATCTGCCCTCAGAAGAAGCCCCCTGGCTGGCTCCTCTTCCTGCAGTACGTGGTGCAGACCCTGGAGGACGACTTCCAGCAGAACCTGAGGTTGCGCCTGCTGCAGAAGTCAATTGCCAAGAAAGTGCTTTCGTGTGACAAGTGCTTCAACAATGTCAAGTAAGGGatgcctcctccttccccccattCTCTAACCAGATGCTGAGAGGCAGGAGCTCAGGCAACATTTGTTGAGACTCTAGGTCAGACTTTCCAGGAAACAAGTTTGGGAGACAGAGGGAGGTGTAGGGCCCAGGTATAAAGAACAGGAGCAGGTTTACAAAAGCAAACTAGCAGAGAAGATGCAAGTCATTTCCACCTGCAACCTAGTGGGTTTTTCCCAGGAATGAGGTCAGATTGGCATTGCTTGAGACAGGACTGAGGAAGAGGCAGGCCTGTTGACAAGTGTATATATCTGCTGCTCAGCACAG
Proteins encoded in this window:
- the THOC3 gene encoding THO complex subunit 3, translating into MALSPYVQAMQELFRANTRSREFPAHGAKVHSVAWSCCGRRLASGSFDKTASVFLLEKDRLVKENNYRGHGDSVDQLCWHPSNPDLFVTASGDKTIRIWDVRTTKCIATVNTKGENINICWSPDGQTIAVGNKDDVVTFIDAKTHRSKAEEQFKFEVNEISWNNDNNMFFLTNGNGCINILSYPELKPIQSINAHPSNCICIKFDPMGKYFATGSADALVSLWDVDELVCVRCFSRLDWPVRTLSFSHDGKMLASASEDHFIDIAEVETGEKLWEVQCESPTFTVAWHPKRPLLAFACDDKDGKYDSSREAGTVKLFGLPNDS
- the CPLX2 gene encoding complexin-2, producing MDFVMKQALGGATKDMGKMLGGEEEKDPDAQKKEEERQEALRQQEEERKAKHARMEAEREKVRQQIRDKYGLKKKEEKEAEEKAALEQPCEGSLTRPKKAIPAGCGDEEEEEEESILDTVLKYLPGPLQDMFKK